Genomic segment of Dactylococcopsis salina PCC 8305:
AAGCCCCTCCCTGCGAATGGATAGTCAAGCCAAATATGGCGCAGTCGCCTCTGGAGCCGCCGCCCTGTATTTAAGACTTCCCTCCCCAAAACAGCCCGACTACCGAGAAAACATTTGGGATCACGCAGCAGGAGTGATTGTTGCCGAAGAAGCAGGGGGACGAGCCAGCGATATGTATGGCAAACCCTTAGATTTTTCCGTCGGGGCTAAACTCTTCCAAAATCGTGGGGTTGTCGTTAGTAATGGCTCTCTCCATGAAGCCGTTTTAGCTGCCTTAAACAAATGATCAACAGTAGGTTGGGTAAAACCCAACAGTCAAATGTAGGTTGGGTGAAACCCAACACCCAAATGTAGGTTGGGTGGAGAGCAACGAAACCCAACAATAATTAGTCATTGGTCATTGGTCATTGGTCATTGGTCATTAGTCTATTGTAGGTTGGGTGGAGGTAACGAAACCCAACAATAATTAGTCATTAGTCATTGGTCATTGGTCATTAGTCATTGAAAAACAAAGGACAAAGGACGAAGGACGAAGGACAAAAATGTAGGTGGGGTGGAGAGCAACGAAACCCAACACCCACTATAAGCAATTACCTAAACCTGATAAACCATTCGCCCCCTAACCCCCAATTCTGGGGGGACTTGGTTAAGGGGTTCTCACAAATGAAAGTAGATTCTAAATTCGATCAATTATTATTCTCAGGAGTAACTAAATTCCAGTTCGGAGGAGCTTGATAATTTTGTTCAGAATTTTCCGCCAAAGATAGCTGTTGAAACGTTTTCTGATCCACCAAAAAATAGGCTTGTGGTGTCTTTTCCCAATACATTTTTAACTCCTCATTCGTCACCGCAATCACTCGCCTTTGAGCGTAAAAATTCAAGGAAGGACGCTCGTAAGCAAAAGACGTATAAATCGGGACATCTGGCGGAACTTGATCTCGAATGAGCATCGCCACTGGTTTAACGGGATAGGCTTCATTTAACTCCCAAAGCCAATGAGGAGAGAGTACCAGTAAAACCAGAGAAACATACATTCCCCAAGTCAAAATGTTAATAAATTGGGGATTTCGTCGTAAAATTAAACCGCCACTGATGCCAGTGGTTAACGCCACCGCCAAGAAGATTACCGCTAACTTTTGGCTCATTGCTTCCTCTAAGCCAGAATAAACACTTGCTCCTAACCCCACCACTGCTAGGAAAAGTAATAATCCTCCCCAATAACGAGAATAAGATTTTTCACGAGGATAACGGAAGATTTCTGCTAACATTCTGCCACCCGCTAAAGCCAAAGCTGGATAAAGGGGCAAAATGTACCAAGGTAACTTCGTACTCATCGCAGAGATAACCAGAAAATAAACCCCACTCCAGACTAAAACTAACTTTGACCAACTCCAAATTCGATCGTGCCAAGCGAGATGTAGCCCCCAAGCAGAAAAAATCAGCCAAGGCAAAAAATGGAGCAAACGCTGGAAATAATACCAAGGTGGCCCCCCATTATCATCCACCGCTTGCCAAACTCGACTCAAAGACTGAGAAAAAACTGCGGTCTCAATAAAAGCCTCTTGATAGTGTAACCATTGAAAACCATACCAAGCGCCAACAGGTAAACAACCGAGGAGAATCCCTCCCCAAAAATAGAAACTACGGTAAAGACGTGGTGTATCCCAAGCAAGAAAACCAAACGCAATTCCCCCCAATAACAGCGCCATCATTCCTTTCGTCAGTCCAATTAAACTTAAACTGATGCCGATGCCAAAACACCAACGCAAATCACGGCGCGATCGAAGCACAGACCACATTAACAAAATTGAAAAACAAACCACCGCCCCCTCTAGCATCGCCAAACGACCGTGACGAACTAACGGTAACGTGGTTAAATAAATCAGAGCCGAGAATAGAGCGGGTTGGCGAGACAAAAAAACCTCTTTTCCCAACGCATAAAACAAGGGAACAGAAACCGCCATCAATAAAGCGGAAGGAAGACGAGCCATGGTTTCATTTACGCCCCCCAAACGATAAAACGTGGCAATGAGATTATGAACTAACGGCGGTTTATTCAAATAAGGCTTGTCCCAAAGCGTGGGAAATAACCATCGATCGGTGTTTTCAGGGGCTTGAAAAATCTCTCGCGCCACTTGCGCCACCGTCCCCTCATCCCAATCTCGAAGCGGTAAATCCCCTAAATTAATGGTAAATAAGAATAACCCTGCCATCAGCAGGGCGATGATAATCAATCTTTCTGTCCAAGCATTGTGGTTACGAATCCGATTCGTTGATCCATCCCCCGTAAAAGTTTGACGATCCATAAGTTGATTTGAGCGCGATTATCTCTAGAGATAACACAACTGTTGCAGTAATCAGTAACCAGTGAGCCATTACCCATAATCAGTTGTTATACCTAGCTTTTCCAAACCAGATGATAAAATGGCTAAAACCCTTTTTTATCAAATTGCCCGATCGTCAAATTATCGCTCCCAACACAACTCTGATTTATGGAAGGATCATTTACCATTACTCTCCAAATCGTGATCGCGGTTTTTGCTGGCATTACCGCTCAAGTCTTGGGAGAAACCCTTAAAATCCCTGGGATTGTTTTTCTCCTGCTGATTGGGGTCGCTTTAGGAGCAGATGGACTCGGTATTCTCTACCCCGATAAATTGGGAATGGGATTAGAAGTCATTGTCGCGCTTCTTGTTGCCATCATCCTATTTGAAGGTGGACTCAATCTCGAATTAAGAGACTTAGGACGAGTTTCCAGCAGTCTGCGTAATCTGGTCACCATTGGCACTGGCATCACCCTTTTTGGCGGCAGTATGGCTGCCCATTGGCTCGGAGAATTTCCTTGGCAATTGGCGTTTCTCTACGCTTCTCTGGTGGTGGTAACAGGTCCCACTGTCATTAGTCCTTTATTAAAGCAAGTGGCGGTCGATCGACAAGTGGCGACAATTTTGGAAGGAGAAGGGGTACTCATTGACCCTGTTGGTGCAATTTTAGCAGTAGTCGTTCTCGATACCATCCTCAACAGTGAAGCGGGTGTGATGGAAGTTTTAAATGGACTACTGTTGCGCGGTGGCATTGGTATTATTATCGGTTTAGTCGGTGGGGCGATTATGGGACTGCTTTTAAAAAAGCCCTTAAATTTCCTCTCAGAAGACTTAAAAAATCTCGTGGTCTTAGCTGGGGTTTGGGGATTATTTGGCGTTTCCCAGATGATTCGCAGTGAGTCGGGATTAATGGCGGTGGTTTTAGCTGGTGTTGTGGTGCGCTCCTTATCTGTACCAGAAGAACGGATGCTCAGACGCTTTAAGGGACAATTGACCATGTTGGGAGTTTCCGTTTTGTTCATTCTCCTAGCGGCTGACCTTTCCATTGCTAGTGTCTTCGCTCTTGGTTGGGGAAGTGTTCTCACCGTCTTATGTTTAATGTTCTTGGTGCGTCCTCTCAGTGTTTTTGTTTGTACCATCGGAAGCCGTTTAAATTGGCGACAAAAACTATTTATCAGTTGGGTGGGACCGAAAGGCATTGTTTCCGCTTCCGTTGCGTCTTTATTTGCGATTTTGCTCACCCAACGCGGCATTACAGGGGGAGATTCCTTAAAAGCCATTGTCTTCTTAACAATAATGATGACAGTGGTGATTCAAGGGTTAACCGCTCGTTGGGTGGCGCGTGGCTTAAAACTTACTTCTGAAGGGACAACCGGAGCGGTAATTATTGGTTGTAATGCTTTGGGATGTTTATTGGGAGAGTTATTCCAACAGGAGGGAGAATCAGTGGTAATGATTGATACTGATCCCGAAGCCTGTGAAGGTGCTGAAGCGGTGAATTTGAATGTGATTCAAAGTAGTGGGTTAGATGAAAGCGTGTTAGAGGAAGCGGGAATTGAGTCTTTGGGAACGTTTTTGGCGATGACGAATAATGGCGAAGTGAATTTAGTTCTCGCCCAAAGAGCGTTAGAGGAGTTTCAACCGCCGCGAGTGTTTGCCGCTTTTCCGAAAAACTCGAAAGCTCGCACACCAGCCAATAAAACTAAGGTTAATCAGGCGTTTATGTCGGAAATTCCGATTAAAGTCTGGAATGAATATGTGGATGAAGGAAAAATTAAGTTAGGTCATACGGTGTTACGAGAAGAAGGCTTTTCTTTTCAGCAAGCGCATTTACAAGCACTGATTCGCTCTGGAGAGTTACTTCCTCTACTGATTAAACGACAAGATAGTTTACAGGTGGTAAAAGCGGATCAAGAATGGCAACCTGGAGAAGAAATTTTTTATATACTTCATGATCCGCGACCCAAATTGTTAAAACGTCTTTCGGGAGGGGAAACCGCCTCTCGGTTAGCCATAGAGCGTTTAGCAGAAGTGGAAGAAGTGTCGCTTGCGACTCCAGAAAGTAATTAGAAACTTACAGGAAGTTGAAGACTCCGAAATTGATCCGAGTGGGAAAATCACCACGAGTGCGAGGGGGCTTGAAATCAGCCGCGATGAGTTCGTAAAGGACAACATCTGGATTTTTATCGGTTTCTAGGGGGAAAAGAACCTGTTCAGGGTTGCAACCTGATTCGGATGTGTTTTTGAGGCAAATTACTGATTCTCCATCCACTTCTCCCGACATTAAAGATAAGCTGGTGAGTTGTCCTTCTTCGTGAAAGGTTTGTAGTTTCTGGGACACTTCTTGACAAAGGGATAAAGCTCTCTCTGGAGAACTGAAATATTCCTCTGACCAATTGATTAGGGGAATCGGATTTGGGTTTTCACTGCTCATCATACCAGTGATAATGGTGCTTGGTGTCTCTTGGCTGAGGTCACAGCGAAACATCTCTTGGGGAGAGGAATTGGCAGACTGCTGCATATTTTCTGCTTCTTGAGCGGTGCTAGGAAGAGCAGTTGCTGTTACGGCAAATAGCGGGATGAAAGCGGTTAAAAGTTGGGTTTTCATAGTAATTACCAGTGAGGAGAATATTGGATTGGGTTGATTCAAGGCTTTCTTTTTACATCTATATGATAAAAAATTTTTGCTCAAAGTTCCTTTTTTCTTAATTAAATGTTTGAGGAGACTTGAGCATCGATCGGGCTTGGTATAATCCCCCCTAACCCCCCTTCGTAAGGGGGGATAACGTTTGAGGGGAAATAAGTGTGATTTGGATTGGTATAATCCCCCCTAACCCCCCTTCGTAAGGGGGGGATAACGTTTGAGGGGACTTGAGCGTCGATCGGGCTTGGTATAATCCCCCCTAACCCCCCTTCGTAAGGGGGGGATAACGTTCCTAACCCCCCTTCGTAAGGGGGGGAATCTGTGGTAGCACTAATTGTTGAAAATGGTATAAATAATGTCGGTGGCAACGAAACATGATTTAATTGGTTAGATTCACCAAACTAAAAGGATAATTGCTAAGGAAAAGGGTTTCAGACCCCTGATTAATGATGAGTTATAAAAGGGTTTTACTAAAATTAAGTGGTGAGGCTCTTATGGGTTCTCATCACTATGGCATTGACCCCACTGTGGTCAGCGAAATTGCTCAAGAAGTTGCAGAAATTGTCAACACGGGCGTGGAAATGGCGATCGTGGTCGGTGGTGGAAACATCTTTCGCGGTGTGAAAGCCGCTTCGGCGGGGATGGATCGAGCAACTGCCGATTACATTGGTATGATTGCGACGGTAATGAATGCTTTGACTTTACAAGATGCTTTAGAGCAAGAGGGGATTCCTACCCGAGTCCAAAGTGCAATTACAATGCAACAAGTGGCTGAACCGTATATTAGGCGACGGGCGATTCGCCACTTGGAAAAAAAACGAGTGGTGATTTTTGCGGCGGGTTCGGGAAATCCCTTTTTTACCACTGATACTACCGCCGCTTTACGGGCTGCGGAAATTGATGCGGAAGTCTTATTCAAGGCGACACAAGTGGATGGGGTTTATGATAGTGATCCCCAGACGAATCCCAATGCGCGTTTGTTTGAAACCATCACTTATACTTATGTTTTAAGTGAAAATTTACGGGTGATGGATGGCAGCGCGATCGCGCTCTGTCGAGATAATAACATTCCCATTGTTATTTTTAATCTCCGACAACGAGGCAATATCATGCGCGTTGTCAAAGGAGAATCTGTTGGAACATTGGTCGGAGGAACACCATGAAATTGTCAGACGTGGAAACGAAAATGAAAAAAGCGATTGATGCGACGCAACAGTCTTTCAATAGCTTACGCACGGGACGAGCGAATGCTTCAGTATTGGATCGGGTAATGGTGGAATACTATGGCATGGAAACGCCCCTGAAATCCCTGGCTAACATTAGCACGCCAGATGCGACGACGATAACCATTCAACCTTACGATAAAGGGAGTTTGCAACAAATCGAAAAGGCGATCTCGATGTCAGATATTGGCTTAACCCCTAATAATGACGGTGAGATGGTGCGCTTAAATATCCCTCCCCTCACCAGCGATCGTCGCCAAGAATTGGTTAAAATTGCTGGCAAATATGCAGAAGAGGGACGAGTTTCCATTCGCAACATCCGCCGAGATGCGATCGAGGAAGTGCGAAAAGCGGAGAAAAAACACGAACTTTCCGAAGACGAAGCTCGTGATATTCAAGATAAAATCCAGAAACTCACCGATAAATATGTCGCCAAAGTCGATGAAATCTTAAAAGCAAAAGAAGAGGACATCAGCACCGTTTAAGCCCAATTAAATAGCAGGAGGAGGCGGCGGCGGTAAAACCGACTGCTCTGTCTCCTCTGTCTCTTCTGTCTCCTCTGGCTGGGCGACTGCTACTGCCTTAATCACTTCTTGATCCACGCCTAACTCCTCTAAAACGACCGTTGGCGTTGGTCTGTCCTCCATATTGATTCGCTTTAACAACACTTGACCACCAGCGATAAAGTTGCCAGGACGCACATAACGACTGTTAGGATCATTGGGCGCTTTTAAGATCGCAACCGCACTATTCCCGATTCTGATTGCACCTTGAACTTGTACCGCTCTCGCAATCTCAGGTTGAGGAGGCGCTTGCGGTGAACCCTCTGACGGTAAACTCGGTAACGATTCAGGTGATTCTCCGTCCTCTCCCGTCGCTGCTTCTCCTTCCTCTGCTGCTTCCCTTTGTGCTTCCAATGTCTCTATTTCCGCTTGCGATTGTTGAGGAGGAACGGGAAATAACGAAAAGGGATCGTTGCGTCTTTCTCCAGGAGTTTCCCCTCGTTCTTGCACAAATTCTTCTGGATTAGTGGCTTGTTTCAATCCGACAACGGTACTGCTTTCGGACTGAGGTTCTTCTGCTGTTTCTTCCTGTTCTTTTTCTTCTTCGTCGGGTTGTTCCTCTGGAGAGGATTCAGTTTGTGGGTTTTGCGTGGTTTCCGATTCTGTATCCGATTCAGGAAGTTTGCAACTGCTGAGGGACAACAGAGCAATTACTAAAATCTGGAGCAACAACAGCCTTTTCATAACATCTTACTTTTGAGTAATTTTAACCCTTTCTTCATCCGACGAGACACTATCACCACGCTCACCCCCAACATTTCTGCGGCTTCTTTCTGTGTGAGATCATGTAAAAAGACAAATTCTAGCACTTGTCTGATTTTGTCTTCTAATCCGACTAAACCTTGTTGTAATCGGATTTGGTCTTCTTGAGCAAGTTGAAAACTACGATATTGAGCGTCAGGTACTAACTCACCCAGACTGGTGGTTTCGTCTCCCTCTCCTGATCCTAATGGCAAGTCTAAGCTCAAAACTTCCCGATTTTTGGCTGCTAATTTTACGTTCTCCCATTCTTTCATGGAAACGTTTAGCGCTTCAGCAATTTCTGTGTCTGTGGGTTGACGGTTTAATTTTTCTCTTAACTGACTGGTTACTTTTACGGCTTGTTGTCTTAATTCTAGCCAGCGTCTAGGAATTTTTACGGTGTTGCTTCGATCGCGCAAATAGTGCTGAATTTCCCCACGAATATAGGGAATGGCAAAGGAACTAAAAGCGTTTCCTTTTGATAACTGAAACCGCTCGATCGCGCGGATTAAACCAATACAACCCACCTGAATTAAGTCTTCATAATTTTCGCCACACTGATGCACCCAATGGTGAGCTTCTTTGCGAACCAAGCCCAAATTTAATTCTACAATACAGTTACGGGTGACTTGGCTGGGATTTTCTTGGTAACTTTTCAGGAGTTCCAAGCTGTTTTGTTTGACGTTTTCAGTGAGAGGAGAAGGCATGATATTTTGGTCGATCGGGACTTAGCTATAAAGATTGTATATTTTTCTATTTAAGAGGAATTTAAGTTAACGTTTATTTACCTTAAAGAGTTAGTTTTTATGACTAACCTTTTCTCATACACAACCTGATCTTAAAGCTATTGTCCCCTTTTTACAACCGTATAATTACAGTTTCATCTCCTGATCATTTTTCTTTCCCCAAAGCAATTTTCTATTTCTTTCTTTAGTTAGATATCTAGTTTCAATTAATGTGTAATTAGAATCACTTATGGTTAGTTCTCATTGCCTTTAATTGCTGGCTAACATTCTGAATATCCTGCCACATTAACCACTTGGGTTTACCCTTTTCTCGCGAAGGATTTCTTAACAAATAAGCAGGATGAAAAATTGCCATCGCCCAACGTCCTTCCCACTGTAACCATTGACCGCGAATTTTACTAATTGCCTTTTTTTCTCCTGTTAGCCCCTTAAAAGCAGTCGCACCAGTAAACAAAATAATCAGTGGGTCAACCAATGCCACCTGTTCCAACAAATAAGGTTTACAAGCATTAATTTCCTTCGCCGTCGGGGTGCGATTTTGAGGAGGACGACACTTAACAATATTGGAAATATAAACATCCTTTTCTACACTTAACGCCACAGAAGCGAGAATCTGGTCTAATAATTGTCCTGACCTTCCCACAAACGGTAAACCTTGCTCATCCTCACTTTGTCCGGGTGCTTCGCCAATAATCATCACATCAGCATTCTTATTGCCTCGACTCACCACCACCTGCGATCGCGTTTGGGATAGCTCACATCGTTGACACTGCCGACAGTGACTTTCTAATTGCTCTAAATCACTATAAGTTTGTCTAGGAATCGGAATATTGGCATCATAGGGAATCTTTTCCCATTGTGATTGATTCTCAAAAAGATTAGTTTGTTGAGGATTATTCATTGGTTTTTACTTCTACCCGTTCTCGTCCACGTACATTTTCAATTGCTCCTTTTACCGCATGAGAAGCCGCGATAATTTCCCGTTCTTCTCCTCCGAGATACAAACGTCCAAAACTCCCCACTGCGGAAACTTGTAAGATGTTAATATTAGCGGCTTTTTCCGCTTCATTGGCAGCTAAAGCGGCAAACGCGGCTGGTTCTACTTCAAACACATATAAACTTTCTCCCTTCAACAACATATGTCCGCGACGAGTGCGATTAATCAGTTGTGCTTGATGAGCATCAATATTGCGAATAATCTGACTAGAAACCACTCTCGGTTTTAAGCCATCTTTTTCCGAAACCCCTAAAGCATCTAAAATCGCTCTCCCAGCGATGGTGACATCTCCTTTTTGCGAAGAATGAATTTCTAACAAACCATATAACCGTTCTACCGCTTGTACTCCAGGACGGACATTGGTTGCTTTCAGTGCGACATCAGTAATGCGGTTAATTTCAATGCCAGGGGAGATTTCAATCCAGAGGGAAGTATCCCCAGGAAGCGGTAAAAATCCTAAAGACACAGTTCCCATATAAGCTGCGTGTTGCGCTTGTAGGCTATCTAAATAAACATAACTCCGAAGCTCGATACCCAAAAGAGATTCTCCTAATTCTTGAATCGTTTAAGAGTGCGGTTCACCGAATAGAATCAGAGAACAAGTCAGAGAGTTGATCACCTCTGTTGTCACATCACTCACGGTTAATCCTCCTGCTGTGGGCCGCCACAACGATCGCGCGCACCACCAAATCAAACGATCGCGCCGCGGGGATAATCACCTCTCCCGTTTTATCATGGGGAATGGTTTTAATGCGAGAGCGAACTTCTAACTCTCCCTGTTCTAAAACTACCTCCTAAAATTACACCAGCTACCAGCAACCCAACACCAATATCGTAGGTTGGGTGAAATGAAATGCAACCCAACACCAACATCGTAGGTTGGGTAAAATGAAATGTACCCCAACACCAACATCGTAGGTTGGGTAAAATGAAATGCAACCCAACATTGACTGTTCGGCGTGAATAAAGCATGACTAAAACAACAATTCAGAAACTGGAAATAGAAGCGATTACTCAGAAAAATTTTGCTCCTTATGGAGAGTTAATTTTACCGACTGAAGATGGAAAACCTTATGACGAAACTGATGCCAAACTTGATTTAAGTCAGGGAACACCACGCTTTTATATTATGCAGTTAAAACAGCGTGGAAGACAGTTTCATCTCATTACCCGTCATCAATTATGCACTCAATGTTTAGGGGCTTTAGAAGGGAAAAGTTGGTTTTTAGCAGTTGCGCCTCCGAACCAAGATCAAAAGCCTAATGTTGACCAATTAAAAGCCTTTTGTATTCCTGGAAATTGTTTTGTTAAACTTCACAAAGGGACGTGGCACGCGGGACCTTATTTTGATGCTAATGTGATTAATTTTTATAATTTAGAGTTGAGTGATACCAATGAGGTTGATCATTTTAGTTATGATTTTTTGGCTTCTGATCATCTAATTTGGGAAATTTAGTTGATCTCCTTTGCTTTGAAATGGGGAACATGGGTCATCAGACGATCGCGTCATATCAAGTTCAGGTATTGGTGTTGGGTTTCGCTTCACTCCACCCAACCTACTTTTTATGCTACTTCACTCCACCCAACCTACTTTTTATGCTAATGACCAATTGGTGTTGGGTTTCGCTTCACTTCACCCAACCTACTTTTTATGCTTCACTTCACCCAACCTACTTTTTGCTCCTAAAAAATAATGAATTGAAAACTATAATAAACGATCGCGGGGAGGAATAATAAGCCGTCGATGATTAAGTCGTAAAATAAAAGTGGAGTTTCTTCGTCAACTGTCCAAATTAAAATTAACATTAATCCTGTAGCGCTGAAAATTTCTGGATAAAAGGAAACGATCGAAGCGTTGCCATAAAACAGCACAATTCCTAACATTAATAAATTCATTACAGTGAGGACAATTCGACTGTTTTTAAGTCCCACCATTAAGGGTAAAGTTAAAACTCCTTTTCTCGCATCAGATTCTAAATCGCGGACATCAAAAAGGTTGGCGTTTGATCCTTCAAATGCAAAAATAAAACAAGTAGTAAGTGCCGCTCTGGTGTCGAAATCGGTTTTGGCATAGGCTAAAGGAAGCGCGATCGCAGCGTAAGTAATAATTGTACAAACAATCCAAGCCTTCGAGCCAGGAATATCTTTGAGTCGATACCAACGCCATTTTTTAGCTCTAGGAATGGGGAAAATCGGTGCGCCATAAACTAGGGGAAAAACTACAGCCAAACTCACGTAACGCACGGGATTCGGCGCAAACCACAGTAAAGTAATTACGCCACCAACTGCGAGGATTAATAATGCTAAAAGTCCAAAATTAGAGCGAAAATAGGCTTGTGCTTTTTCGTCAGAACTTTTCTGGACATAAGCATCAAACAATCGATCTAAATTGTAAGGAATGAGAGCAACTAGAAACACAAAAAGAATTGGTCGCCAATCGCTTTCTAACCCCATCATTGCTTGGCTGAATGCGGTGAGAGAAGCCAGGGCTAAAGCAACCCAAATACTGGGATAGATGATTAATTGGAGAGCGCGATCGCGCAACCACTCTTGTTGTGGCGAAATTTCTAGACTCATCTTAGGACAATAACGAAACCGTTTCTTTTATAATGTAACAAAATGTAAAGAAAGTTAACCTCGCTGCGAAACCCAACACCAAAAACGTAGGTTGGGTAGAGACGTGCCATGGCACGTCTCCACGGGAAACCCAACACCAAAAACGTAGGTTGGGTGGAGCGAAGCGAAACCCAACACCAAAAACGTAGGTTGGGTGGAGTGAAGCGAAACCCAACACCAATGATAAGCAACTACCTAGTGCTATAAAGGAAGCAGGGATAATTATGGCAAAAACAGACTTTAAAGATTATTATTCCATTCTCGGAATTAACAAAAATGCCACTGAAAGTGACATCAAAAAAGCCTATCGTAGGCTTGCTCTCAAATATCACCCCGATCGAAATCCCAACGACAAAGAAGCAGAAAATCGTTTCAAAGAAGTCAGTGAAGCCTACGAGGTGCTATCAGACCCCGAAAAACGGAGAAAATACGACCAATTTGGTCAATATTGGCAACAAGCCGACCAATTCCAACAAC
This window contains:
- a CDS encoding COP23 domain-containing protein is translated as MKTQLLTAFIPLFAVTATALPSTAQEAENMQQSANSSPQEMFRCDLSQETPSTIITGMMSSENPNPIPLINWSEEYFSSPERALSLCQEVSQKLQTFHEEGQLTSLSLMSGEVDGESVICLKNTSESGCNPEQVLFPLETDKNPDVVLYELIAADFKPPRTRGDFPTRINFGVFNFL
- the pyrH gene encoding UMP kinase encodes the protein MSYKRVLLKLSGEALMGSHHYGIDPTVVSEIAQEVAEIVNTGVEMAIVVGGGNIFRGVKAASAGMDRATADYIGMIATVMNALTLQDALEQEGIPTRVQSAITMQQVAEPYIRRRAIRHLEKKRVVIFAAGSGNPFFTTDTTAALRAAEIDAEVLFKATQVDGVYDSDPQTNPNARLFETITYTYVLSENLRVMDGSAIALCRDNNIPIVIFNLRQRGNIMRVVKGESVGTLVGGTP
- a CDS encoding uracil-DNA glycosylase, which encodes MNNPQQTNLFENQSQWEKIPYDANIPIPRQTYSDLEQLESHCRQCQRCELSQTRSQVVVSRGNKNADVMIIGEAPGQSEDEQGLPFVGRSGQLLDQILASVALSVEKDVYISNIVKCRPPQNRTPTAKEINACKPYLLEQVALVDPLIILFTGATAFKGLTGEKKAISKIRGQWLQWEGRWAMAIFHPAYLLRNPSREKGKPKWLMWQDIQNVSQQLKAMRTNHK
- a CDS encoding bacterial microcompartment protein; the protein is MGIELRSYVYLDSLQAQHAAYMGTVSLGFLPLPGDTSLWIEISPGIEINRITDVALKATNVRPGVQAVERLYGLLEIHSSQKGDVTIAGRAILDALGVSEKDGLKPRVVSSQIIRNIDAHQAQLINRTRRGHMLLKGESLYVFEVEPAAFAALAANEAEKAANINILQVSAVGSFGRLYLGGEEREIIAASHAVKGAIENVRGRERVEVKTNE
- a CDS encoding RNA polymerase sigma factor SigF, with amino-acid sequence MPSPLTENVKQNSLELLKSYQENPSQVTRNCIVELNLGLVRKEAHHWVHQCGENYEDLIQVGCIGLIRAIERFQLSKGNAFSSFAIPYIRGEIQHYLRDRSNTVKIPRRWLELRQQAVKVTSQLREKLNRQPTDTEIAEALNVSMKEWENVKLAAKNREVLSLDLPLGSGEGDETTSLGELVPDAQYRSFQLAQEDQIRLQQGLVGLEDKIRQVLEFVFLHDLTQKEAAEMLGVSVVIVSRRMKKGLKLLKSKML
- a CDS encoding ureidoglycolate lyase — its product is MTKTTIQKLEIEAITQKNFAPYGELILPTEDGKPYDETDAKLDLSQGTPRFYIMQLKQRGRQFHLITRHQLCTQCLGALEGKSWFLAVAPPNQDQKPNVDQLKAFCIPGNCFVKLHKGTWHAGPYFDANVINFYNLELSDTNEVDHFSYDFLASDHLIWEI
- a CDS encoding cation:proton antiporter; the protein is MEGSFTITLQIVIAVFAGITAQVLGETLKIPGIVFLLLIGVALGADGLGILYPDKLGMGLEVIVALLVAIILFEGGLNLELRDLGRVSSSLRNLVTIGTGITLFGGSMAAHWLGEFPWQLAFLYASLVVVTGPTVISPLLKQVAVDRQVATILEGEGVLIDPVGAILAVVVLDTILNSEAGVMEVLNGLLLRGGIGIIIGLVGGAIMGLLLKKPLNFLSEDLKNLVVLAGVWGLFGVSQMIRSESGLMAVVLAGVVVRSLSVPEERMLRRFKGQLTMLGVSVLFILLAADLSIASVFALGWGSVLTVLCLMFLVRPLSVFVCTIGSRLNWRQKLFISWVGPKGIVSASVASLFAILLTQRGITGGDSLKAIVFLTIMMTVVIQGLTARWVARGLKLTSEGTTGAVIIGCNALGCLLGELFQQEGESVVMIDTDPEACEGAEAVNLNVIQSSGLDESVLEEAGIESLGTFLAMTNNGEVNLVLAQRALEEFQPPRVFAAFPKNSKARTPANKTKVNQAFMSEIPIKVWNEYVDEGKIKLGHTVLREEGFSFQQAHLQALIRSGELLPLLIKRQDSLQVVKADQEWQPGEEIFYILHDPRPKLLKRLSGGETASRLAIERLAEVEEVSLATPESN
- a CDS encoding glycosyltransferase family 39 protein; this translates as MDRQTFTGDGSTNRIRNHNAWTERLIIIALLMAGLFLFTINLGDLPLRDWDEGTVAQVAREIFQAPENTDRWLFPTLWDKPYLNKPPLVHNLIATFYRLGGVNETMARLPSALLMAVSVPLFYALGKEVFLSRQPALFSALIYLTTLPLVRHGRLAMLEGAVVCFSILLMWSVLRSRRDLRWCFGIGISLSLIGLTKGMMALLLGGIAFGFLAWDTPRLYRSFYFWGGILLGCLPVGAWYGFQWLHYQEAFIETAVFSQSLSRVWQAVDDNGGPPWYYFQRLLHFLPWLIFSAWGLHLAWHDRIWSWSKLVLVWSGVYFLVISAMSTKLPWYILPLYPALALAGGRMLAEIFRYPREKSYSRYWGGLLLFLAVVGLGASVYSGLEEAMSQKLAVIFLAVALTTGISGGLILRRNPQFINILTWGMYVSLVLLVLSPHWLWELNEAYPVKPVAMLIRDQVPPDVPIYTSFAYERPSLNFYAQRRVIAVTNEELKMYWEKTPQAYFLVDQKTFQQLSLAENSEQNYQAPPNWNLVTPENNN
- a CDS encoding UbiA prenyltransferase family protein codes for the protein MSLEISPQQEWLRDRALQLIIYPSIWVALALASLTAFSQAMMGLESDWRPILFVFLVALIPYNLDRLFDAYVQKSSDEKAQAYFRSNFGLLALLILAVGGVITLLWFAPNPVRYVSLAVVFPLVYGAPIFPIPRAKKWRWYRLKDIPGSKAWIVCTIITYAAIALPLAYAKTDFDTRAALTTCFIFAFEGSNANLFDVRDLESDARKGVLTLPLMVGLKNSRIVLTVMNLLMLGIVLFYGNASIVSFYPEIFSATGLMLILIWTVDEETPLLFYDLIIDGLLFLPAIVYYSFQFIIF
- the frr gene encoding ribosome recycling factor, encoding MKLSDVETKMKKAIDATQQSFNSLRTGRANASVLDRVMVEYYGMETPLKSLANISTPDATTITIQPYDKGSLQQIEKAISMSDIGLTPNNDGEMVRLNIPPLTSDRRQELVKIAGKYAEEGRVSIRNIRRDAIEEVRKAEKKHELSEDEARDIQDKIQKLTDKYVAKVDEILKAKEEDISTV